Below is a genomic region from Tripterygium wilfordii isolate XIE 37 chromosome 12, ASM1340144v1, whole genome shotgun sequence.
CAAAAGCAAACCCAGCCCCTTAACCATGGTTACTTTTCTAACCACCCCACCCAAACCCAAACACACTCCTGTTATCCTCTTTATTACCTCCACCTACTCTCTCCAGACCTCACTCATTCGCTCGCTCGCTTCCTTCCACCGTTCCACGTCGAGAAAGTAACGAAGTCGTACGCTGGATATGAGCTGCAATGGTTGCCGAGTCCTCCGAAAAGGTTGCAGCGAGAATTGTGTACTGAGGTCTTGCCTTCACTGGATTGACACTCCTGAGGCCCAAGCCAACGCAACCTTGTTCCTCGCCAAGTTTTTCGGCCGTAGCGATCTCATCTCTCTCGTCTCTGCGGTGTCGGAACCTCAACGACCAGGTAACCGCCTCTTCTAaccatagaaaaacaaaaaaaaaatcaaattttctgaTAAAACTCTCTTGCTAATTTTGTTTTCTAaccataaaaaacaaaaaaaaatcaatttgctATAGGCTGTCGTTTTGTGAAGTGTTTGGTGATTGCAATTTCATTTTGCAGCTCTTTTTCAGTCTCTGTTGTTTGAGGCGTGCGGGCGGACCGTGAATCCAGTGAACGGAGCCGTGGGGCTCTTGTGGAGCGGGAATTGGCACGTGTGTCAGGCGGCAGTTGAGACGGTGTTG
It encodes:
- the LOC120010258 gene encoding LOB domain-containing protein 38-like; amino-acid sequence: MSCNGCRVLRKGCSENCVLRSCLHWIDTPEAQANATLFLAKFFGRSDLISLVSAVSEPQRPALFQSLLFEACGRTVNPVNGAVGLLWSGNWHVCQAAVETVLSGGVLQPIGGISGGAFFADACVYPQSDDPFLLQNKAFGFNQSERSGGRVTMSFYTEESEIMTSFDSGTDDAMNSKRPGEEQKKLLNLFI